The genomic stretch gcatcaatgtcatttaatttaattacgcaaatgtgatgtctcaaagaacaaaggcttgtttccctGCGCGATCGAACACTTCGCACATTGGTCATTCACCTAAAATGGGCTGGGCGCGTGAAAGGTCAAAACGCCCAAGCCATCATTGCTCAATAGCTCAATTCACTCAATCGCTCAGTTGCTTagtggcttagttcactcatgagcgctCAGTTGCCCGGTTACTCAGGTAACCTGccagcgcagtttggaaactcgctgagactcacccagagtccctcggattcatcatcttttctctgagccctgtctcTTCGAGACAGTCTTTCCTGGCTTTGCGCTAGTTCGGAAAACCacgcggaccaatccgccctacgaaacaacttaacggacttccatcttaaacgaacacacctggattctctctctctctccttgctcgcaccgCGAGCATCAGAAACTTCGCACCGCATCACAAAGAGCCAAACGCAAGTATAAACTCGTTTTACTCGCTGATGTtcaagctttaccccttatgaaaattaaggcgatccttagagattatccgatggtttgtgcagatgttaagcaatagtgctattgccaatcttttactctctctctagtattttcaatcttttctttctcatctatgttttatgttattgtatgtgtgtatgtttagttagttGTTATGTGTACTTcgttttatagttaataaaccggttttgcattttcacaattgaattgtttctgtgttcaatgctcatgaaattaaatcactatttctgcctttttatccagctacacgctgcgagtagcactgtatatcagtgagaaggttaattttaaaggccatgaaattaacatttcttagacgttaatatacgattatggatatatgtcttcggtggacgaacatattaattaattgttattattaattctgctacgccaggtaaaacctgataaacttgtatagTTAATTACacttaattatacataatattcccttttgagctaaaatctaagattcccttgggaatccccgtagtgtttcggtcggaggttcatagtgttaTAAATAACGTTATTCCCCTCCTCCCGCTGATTCGCtacaaatgcttaaatgagtgtaaaattgttagtttcgatcgtcgtttgtattgcttggattaatgatgaatgatgtcgttgtttactgtcagagagtcacgttagcaaacggctagcgaatgctcacttacggttttgctatgacccggttagcttacataaatgcttaaatgagtgtaaaattgttagtttcgaTCGTCGTTGTTATTGcctggattaatgatgaatgatgtcgttgtttactgtcagagagtcacatTAGCAAACGGCTAgcgcatgctcacttacggttttgctatgacccggttagtttacataaatgcttaaatgagtgtaaaattgttagtttcaatcgtcgttgTTATTGcctggattaatgatgaatgatgtgtattgatgttgacaatgtcttctcagtaaatcatgttagcacaaggtcaatacatgttgcactattgttggtctgtcccactgatctgtggtctgtgcgactgatctgtgatctgtgcAATGACATTCTGTCAgttaaccaatcagagcagagtaggctactgaaaggtggggtttaggcagacttgagtcgttgaacggcttcacacgaatcgttttgggaaaattacagtgttttttgaccttgcatgcatttaaacctgttgtccggtacttataaacagtgataggatgcttaaaattgtcatcttactggctctcttaaaggcggagtccacgatgtttgaaagccaatgttgatatttgaaatcacctaaacaaacacgcccctaccccaatagaatctggaccttctgttgatagacccgccccacacatacgcaaaccagCAAAGATGTCGGTTactagacacgctccttactgctgattggctataagtgtgttttggtagtcggcctgtctccttttccaaagcgtttttcaaacatcgtggactccgcctttaactcttGACAATCTATTTTGCCTTTATTGTACATATGATGTGAAAAACAAGAAGGGCATAGCTATATATGAATTTAACGTGAAAAGCGCAGTTGTTGCGGTTACTTGTCATCCATGCGTTTAGGCTTCTCAGTGCTGCTGCTCATTGGTTACATAACACTTCCCTACTATTCGACTATGAGGTTCATAGTTGAATCAGACCTCTCCGAATCGAATCATTGAATCCTCGACTATAAGAAGTCAGCCCTACagtaaacatctcctcactatctgctagcTGCCTGTCCTCtgaacacactgcaaaaaaaacagtctctgtagacagcccaggctccacaaactgcaacaaaaacaaagtggtcaaacctaccaccacgaaacataacaaacgtgttccagccaataaacgacaagaaagATTTGGGAATGGGGGTTGCGCGCGTTCATGACTCattcagaaaacatgaaagggagggggaggggagaagttagctacgctccgttttgTTTGACAACACTTCGAACATCAACAagaagtgacgtcacacagattcgcttagagcgcctttaataaagaaaaaagcAGATACAggcaacacaaaataaataaattctacGCTAAAAGTCAATGACACTGGCTAAAAcaatagctgggtttccatcacaatgattttttgcacattttaaagTATCACATAAGAAACGAATGATGGAAACTACAAATTTCGAATAAAATTCCCTCAATTcacaaaaagtttttacgctcgcttgaggtggttttgGATTTATGCAGAAAAGGGTAAATGcaaataatgggagatggaaacacATTTGCCAAGGAAATTCGTACGTGTCGAAGATTGGACCCACGTGACTGATCGTCTTGTTGTATCGGCTGATTTTGTCTTTCCCGTGGGGCTTGACGTCGTGGTAAagcccttgctgctagtgcctgcatcaaaaagtCTGCATTTCGTTgaacagcattcagtttggcaattacaagctgcactgctagtaaCTTTTTAACTTGCCAACTCATAACTAAATGCATTGCTGTCTCTGTTGGTTAATATGCAATACTACCGTCATTCACTCAAACAACGATGTCAAGCCCCATGGGAAAGACAAAATCAGCTGATTCAACAAGACGATCAGTCACGTGGGTTTAGTGTTTGATGCGTCagaatttatttggcaaatgCATTTCCATTTCCCATTATttgatggaaacgcatttaATTCgcatttatgttttgttttttaaagatttgCTTTACGTTTCAATGGATCCCAGCTAAGGGGATCCATTTGCTTGTCTAAACTACTGGGTCCATTAGAAAGGGTTTGCTGCTATTGTAAAATATTTGCAGAGTATGATTTGTTGAGTTTTAAGCCAAACTTGAGGGCCGGATTCCCGAACCGGATTTAGATTAATTCAGGACTAATCcatagttatattaggacatttaagtagtttttcaaaaaagaaaaaacactaCTGGTTTGCATCTTGAGACccaacaatggcactgatatacagGATATGTCAGTAtaaggtgtttttaaaataagccctgtccaggaaaacATCCCTAAGTATATCATCAGTGGTCTCTAACCTCTCTCTTCCCTCTTCTCTAGTCTTTCTCTCACTCCATTCCTCTCCGGTAATGACATCATCATCCCTGATGGAATGTTTGTGTCACCTTTCTTCCATTCAACACATCCCAGGTATCtcgtgacaacatatatggaAAATATTCATTTACACTGAATCTATACAGTACTGACAATATTAAAGCCTATGATGATAGCTCTGAAACTAAATATTATGTTACGATACCCTTGATTAAATGTGTTTTGCatacacaaaatattaaaactaaaatttGCTGAACTTTATTTTTGCATCATAAAATTCTCCAGGGCCCTGAATTATGGGACATTGGGATTTCTGATGGCTAAAGATTTTCTCCACCTTCTGTTACCTGAAAGTAAGTCAGCGTGAATTTGAAAATGAAGgcgtatatattttttatgtgtatataaaaacattatgtgaccctgtctgtgaaatctagatttagagcatcaaagtttaattttaatcattgatttcaatctttgacatgactttactcagtcagtattaaagatatcaaagttatattttcacaaaatgtatgtTGTAGTGTTTTATACCTAACCTCCAAATTTCCCACCACTAGTCCACACACAGGCCAAAAATCCTGAATTGGGGGGTGCTTGCGTGTGGTCTCATTATCTGAACGTAACCAAGGGTCCGGGTCAGGTCGGATCTTTCTCTCTCCCCccattaaaacaacaagaggtgTGGGTGCAGTACTCCGCTCTGCAAGTCGCCCTACATGTGAGTTAACTCctgcaaaaaatttttttattgctattcATTAATGTGTACTTTATCTGTTTTACATGGTTGCTCCTCCTTTAGGCTTACAAGATCAGCTTTACAAGGCATCCAGGAGATTCATCTCTGTCAGGTCTTTCTTACGTTCACCTGCTCCTCTCATCCTTTACAAAGGTACTGACAACATTTCAATGAAAACcacattaacatttaaatattagcGACAAGCATGTGTGCTAAGTAAACTTTTTATTCACGTCATAGGTGAGCTGTGACACAGACTCCTACCGTGAGTTCATGCCATTTGAACCTTCCTTCCTGGTGTCGGTCCTGTGTTCAAACATACGATTCTGCCCAAAACCGATAACCTGCAAAAAGCAGTATCAGAGCTATCCTACTGAGATGTGTCTGGGTTGAGCAATGCACTGAATCTGAAGGAAGACCTTTTAATAGAGACCCGATTGACAGTATCGATGAGCTGGTTTTGGACTATTAAACCATTGGAGCTGCTTAATGTTTCCAGAATGAAGTTGAAGAGACTGAATAAAAGTGGAGAAAGTCATTCCAGAATCATTAGCTATTGCTAgaaatgtttcatttatttttaaatcatgaaCGTGATAAAACTGTTAAAAGCTGCTGGGTGGACATGATCTCATTGTTATGtttaacatacagtattttgtacATAGAAACCAAAGTTACACAAGATGGTGGACTACTGGAAATATCAACTTTGTTGCTTTGAAAGAACTATGGTACctgtaaatgtaatttatgaGAGCGTTATATTTGTTATGTATTGATGATGAATAATTGCAATCTTAATCTATCtgttgtaaatatattttgaagtgAGATATCTCTAAATGTGCCATGTAATTCCTATTTTTAATCAAATGTAttcaaataaatgaatacacataacacattttcgtttaattacaacaatttagagatgtttaaatgtttttattattagttTATGTGCTTTCTTAAAATTTCTCAAAATTAAATCATCCAATAAATGttgaaatacataaatacatttttaaatatataatgaaattgtatattttatttatgcttttatttattCAGGTAAAACTgccaatattaaaattaaaaagtagggctgtcaaaagattaatcgcgattaatcgcattcaaaataaaagtttatatgtgtttatactgtgtgtaaatattatgtatatataaatacatacacattaatgtatatatttaagaaatatttgcctTTAAATACTggatatacatttatataatttatattatatataaatattttatataataaaataaatataaatattttatatataaatataaccaatttttcttaaatatatacatgattgggtgtgttttatataaaaataataattatacactgcacacacacacacacacacgtgttatgtaaacacaaacttttattttggatgctatTAAtagcgattaatcttttgacagccatATTGAATCTGcaaattcatatttaaaaaacttttgatTAAAAGCTTTTAATCAATATTAGAAATACAatattttacaatttatttaagtATTTCAacatgtatttgtttatttgcatgtaagtataaattgtattatatatttaacGATTTATTTAAGTAtttcaacatttatttatttatttaattttgagtaACTTACTTGGGTTCTTCACTCATAATTTTCAAGGTAACTACtaatattttagttaaaacgttgataaaaaataacaaagcaAGGAATGCTACATTACAGATCAGATGCTAAGTTACAGCTTCGAAAAGTGATAAAACATCACtaatattttatacattagGGGACTCTTGTTACTCTATTGAGAACGTCatcaataggcttgttcgacttcatgcggcgccgcaagaaccgacagccggatgacgtcaaagttccgcgagagcgatttaaaagcagacTCCTCCGCATGGCCGGATTACCATATGGGCAAATGGGGCAGTTGCCCCGGGGCCTCCGGCCACCAGGGGGCCCCCGACGACATGTCATGTAACGtgcattttttactttttttttttgcacaacgacatcaaatacaaaacacattttgtacaaaaaacttattttgatGTAATGTGCATTTATGccactaaaataaattaaaatgtgcaaGTCAACAATCCAATGTTTACACACTCACTGTATAAGCGTGACAAATTGACCAATTAAATAGTGTGAATATTTTCTACCAGAAGACATTCCCCTTTACGATTGGTACAATGGTATGGGAGGGCGGGTTTAATGTCAATTCGtgacaaaattaagaaaaaaaacgtAGCTAGACCGTAAAACCAGAAAACATAATGGATCGACGCATTCCTACCGGAAACATTAAACGAAAGCAAAAAAAGGAGAAAGAAGCGAGAGGAGCAGCACTTTTACAAAGTGTGCCTTCTATcgacagctttttaaaaaggAGGTTGCTAGTTGCTCGTTAGAGAAGGCACCTGTTACTAATGTTAGCAATGGGGCTGATTGTGAGACCACCCCGTTTGCGAGCCCGAGCCGCCCGAGAGTCTCTTGCCACCACCTGAAGCAAGCAGTGCTACATGTGACACGGTCCCAGAGGTTAGTGCCAACAGCTCAACATAACCTGTGGAAATATAAATGACCCGTCATTGTGGGGTATAAAAGACGAGCGACTTCTGACAGTGTGTTTTTTGCACTAAGACcgctagaccccttttactggggcaGTTAACTAGTGCAATCCTTTGCAAAGATAATCGCGGCAAAAACGGgtctatatgcaatgtagttacccaatAAAGCGACGAACCAGTCGCATTGACGCGTGCACGCACATATCCATGTCCGCGCGCGTCTTTGCGTTCATCAGCGCACAACCGCATTCAAAAGGGGACGACACGACACGCGAGTGAGTTAGCTAAAAgccaatttatacttttgcgtcgggGTTACGCCGTAGGGTACGCCAGACGCTACGCACGTATGCAACGCCGTCATGagcatttatacttctgcgtttGTGTTGCTCTGCAGTTAACCGCCGAAATGCGTAGGAGGAAACACAATGCATTCACGCCGACCAATCACAGATCTTGCGGTCCGCGTCGTTTCGACGTGTAGTTACATTTTTgaggaggtgcacgtcaggtacTGCGAAGGCTACGGCGACAGGGTTCGCGTCTATGCGTATGTTACGGCGTACATATAACGCGCACctaacgcaaaagtataaattggcctttatgaaaacatgacgagactaaagtaagtttctaataataatgataatcatTTTGATTACTCGATCATTATTGGCTTCTGTAGAtgtacatcagaaatgttttgtgcaaagcagggaaagggaaGAAGAAAGGAGAGATTATGAGTTTAAGGGAGGCaagacaaactacatcctcaccctgtcaggtctcaaacattagaggaaaaatctcaggaaaacctgttgtcaagtctatagaattgcattgttgctgagaaaatcaacacatgtatgtgttatactgctctgtattttcaaatgaatttaatatttagtttactaatatttaactctaggacacTAACTTACATAACAGGTAGCAGTAACTATGACTGAGATTATTtagtatagcagtcataaaatgataaaattgctgtcattgtataatgtagaaaatatttctctgctgtcattatttccaaacatgctctgccatttatgcctccaaacatgttaataatgtcaGGTATGATGAAGATTACACTTGTATATCTTTCGCAGTaactgttgcactgtagaatagtgggttaagcaaaagatattgtatagaagtgttgcacacttcttgcacacagcaggctttcaaaaaaagtcagcaaaaaatggggggcctgtgccccagtagagctttatgtctagcaacgcCCCTGCCTAAGACTTTTTTGACTCGTTTTCGCAAATAGCAAGAATAAAAAACGAACTCCGAACAAGTACATTCTAaggcatagaatcatactgtgtattccttttatattgtatattaaaattaatttaatacctaattacataattaTTGTGCACTTTTACTTTTCTGGAGTAAAAGTacgaaagtactttttacttaagtaaaagtaaaaaaacctagatgtttaatgtacttaaagattaaatataaaccaaaaacttgaaattatggaatgtagtggagtaaaaattaagataatatgcttaggaatgtatgttttcaaagaaaaacactgataaaatacgaatacttaaagtatttttactttctataTAAAAGTAAATTAAGTAGCCTAGTGTCCGCCTCTGGAGTTGATAGGAAGAGGGGTGGGAGGGGGCCATGATGTCTTTGTGCCCAGGGGCCCAGAATTTGTTAATCCGGCCCTGCTCCTCCGTATAATTTCGCGATTCGCTCTCGCGgtgctttgacgtcatccggctgtcggttcttgtgccgccgcatgaagtcgaacaagtcTAATAACTGCGTCACGTGACGCTCAATTCATGCGTCGCAATTTTGTGTCAACATGGCTGCACGCGTTGGAGACAAGCGTGGTCTGGAGCATTTAGATGAATATGAACCAAAACCAGTAAAACATCAACGAAGTCTGCATGAGCAGATGACTGAAAAGCGACTTGTTGTCGTTTTAGAAGGAGCGACGCTTGAAACCGTGAAGGTAAAACACGAGGCTTGGTGAAAAAGGCATACTTTCCGTATGCATAATAATATGAACAGTTGAGTTTATCATCAGAAGTTGAATGTAAGCCTTTTAAATGCAGGTTGGAAAAACTTTTGAGTTGCTGAATTGTGATCAACACAAGagtatgataataaagaatggAAGAGACCCTGGGAAGATTCGTCCCGATATCACACATCAGGTAAAggtttttaactttaaacagtCATCTGTGATAGACTCGATCACTGTCAAATATAGCAGagctttaaatgtatttaactaaagaacatttaaataattattaataattgaaaTGTATTAATAAGGGATGAGAGTGAGTGACCCTAAActtttgacacacacacacacacacacacatatacatacatgtatGTACACACAAATAAATGAGTGCTCTGTCTTAAATGGTTTTATATTCTCAGTGGCTTAATATTGTGTCTGCTTTCTTACAGTGCTTGTTGATGCTTCTGGACAGTCCTTTGAATAGAGCAGGACTGTTACAGGTCTACATTCACACagagaaaaatgttttaatcgAGATCAACCCACAGACAAGAATTCCCCGCACCTTTTCacggttttgtggacttatggGTAAATTCACACTTCAATTGCACATTGACTTTATTAACAAAGGATTAGTTCTTAAACAATGTGTatctcttatgctgcgttcacaccaaacgcaaacAGAGCGTCAAACTTGCGTCTACTGCATCTattttgccgcttgaacattttgaatgcatttacGCGTCTAGAGCGAAAACGACGCACGTGAAAAGCAAGTGTTTGAAGCAAAATTGACGTGTCTGAGGagaaatccgcttcttgtggttGGGCCAATGAGTGACTCCGATGGGGCCTGCTGCCATAGCAgtaagcaggctcctgattggttaacacggtgTGAATTGATGCCAAAGTTAAAAATTTTAAACGCCTCATTCaagagacctccagatgcgctaAACGCGTCTCTACATtcacttaacattgaaatcatttaTGCCTGACGCTCTATACGcatttggtgtgaacgcagcattatggGGGTTTTGACAtattaaaagacattttaaCAGCACAAACTGTTGAAGTTTTTGATATAAAAGCTGACCAATCAATCCCCAACCCTGCATAATTTATAcctttattaataatattaccattacAAATATAGTTTGTATCTTAGTCTAAGTCAGCTTCTACTGTTTTCCCTCTTGCAGTCCAGCTTCTGCATAAACTGAGTGTGAGAGCAGCAGATGGTCCTCAGCGTTTGTTAAGGCTGATTAAAAATCCAGTGTCAGACCACCTCCCACCTGGATGCCTCAGATATTCAACATCATTCAAAGCAGGAGATGCTGTGTGTCCCAGAACCATCGTACCTAAAGATGGACCAGCTGCTATTGTCATTGGAGCGTTTGCACATGGAATGGTGAGTATCAGTTCCCATATGGAGTAGCAGACGTGATTATACTCAAATCCAAGACAAGAATATCAAATAAATCACATGATATTAAACTCTTTATGCAGGTAAATGCAGACTACACAGAGAAGACCATTTCCATAAGTAATTATCCTTTGTCTGCAGCACTGACATGTGCCAAAATGTGTTCAGCGTTTGAGGAGGTCTGGGGAGTGTTATGATGAAACCAAACTATGTTTCTGTCTGTATGAGGAACAGACATTTGGACTGTGCATGCATACGTCCGTTCTGGACGTTTGTACAAAAACAGAGATGAAAATGTCTTGTGTTACCACACAATTTTTGTTTGTACTGAACTAAACAACTATACCCCTAAAAGTGTGAGGTATTACATCTAtatttacttttgttttttacaaatAGGCTTATACATTTAAAGTGCCCTGTTTTATATGTACAAATTTTGGTGCAAATAAACCTATTATGTGGTGAAAAGAAAAGTTCAACTACATAAGAAAACTGTTCCTGATGTGtacacatatttttttcctgTATTCAGGaaggtaaaaaataaagttaacataTAAAATTAGCACCCCTTGCACAGCTGGGTAATTGAAGGCAGTTCAATACAATGGCAAGAAGTCCAGTGCTATTTAGCTGTGTAGCTTACAATATTCGGATAAGGATGTTTCTTCTCGAAATTCCTGATTAAGAATGTTTTTGTTAACTACAGTAAAAGCACAACTTAAATCACATTGCTACATTTTATAAAGGTGAGGCACCTATTATGCCTTTTTCCCCAAGAGTAATaaaatgtctgtacctttaaatgcaaatgagctactgctcctCACTTCCTTACCAACAGACACTAAGCGCTTTCAGTTCAAATAGATTCATGgaaatacagtctgagacaatataATCTCACTACTAATGTATGGCGGACAGGTACAGCTTACTGAGGGCAGAAACTATGGTATTGCAGGGCTGTAATTTAGTGGCCAcgggtggggctttatcagtgtgatgtcacattaacaagaaaatcaaaacactagggggcggtttcccaggcgggattagactagtcctagacaaAAATAactgtaagagctgtccaaactgaaaactacttgcactgacatatcttaaaatacatcagtgccctttgctttgcctgaaaatgcacacaagtaatgtttttagtaaggcatatttgttaaaactagttatatttcctaattaaactaaggtctagtcctgtcttaaactaagGGATTAGAGTAgtcttagactaaaataaatgtaagagctgtccgaACTAAAGACAACTTAGAATATCTTggatatcttaaaatacatctgtGCCgcttgttttgcctcaaaaagcacacaagtaatgtttttagtcaagcatgtttgttaaaactagttatatttcctaattaatctaaggcctagtcctggtttaagataaccCCTGTCTGGGAATATGTCTAATGAGACTAATGATGGTCGCTTTCGAAGCACTGCTAAATGAGGCTTTGAAACTTTCATGaatcttttgttttgaatcgttggttcggagcgtgtttcaaaaagtcacgtgattttagcaaatgaGGCTttattacgtcataactgtttcgaaaatccgatgatTCTCCACTAGGGGGACttgatcacaaatgaccagtgtctaatatggttAAGTGAACTTGGGTCaggttttattaaagtttttatcCTTCTGAATAATAACACTACCATGTTgcatactttttgtttatagacagttttaatgaaaaaaaaaatgcataattaaaaggggagtCAGTTTTAAGGATTTGTTTTGcctaaataaaacttaaaacacTTTTACACTGTCTTAATTCagctaaaaaatttttttttctaaaaaacattttttttaagaaaaatgtggctattatt from Misgurnus anguillicaudatus chromosome 10, ASM2758022v2, whole genome shotgun sequence encodes the following:
- the emg1 gene encoding ribosomal RNA small subunit methyltransferase NEP1; this translates as MAARVGDKRGLEHLDEYEPKPVKHQRSLHEQMTEKRLVVVLEGATLETVKVGKTFELLNCDQHKSMIIKNGRDPGKIRPDITHQCLLMLLDSPLNRAGLLQVYIHTEKNVLIEINPQTRIPRTFSRFCGLMVQLLHKLSVRAADGPQRLLRLIKNPVSDHLPPGCLRYSTSFKAGDAVCPRTIVPKDGPAAIVIGAFAHGMVNADYTEKTISISNYPLSAALTCAKMCSAFEEVWGVL